The Oncorhynchus tshawytscha isolate Ot180627B linkage group LG12, Otsh_v2.0, whole genome shotgun sequence genome includes a window with the following:
- the LOC112263808 gene encoding serum amyloid A-5 protein — protein MKLLLAGLVLTLIVGAQAQWYHFPGEAARGARDMWRAYGDMKDANWKNSDKYFHARGNYDAARRGPGGRWAATVISDGREMVQGSSGRGHEDSAADQEANRWGRNGGDPNRFRPQGLPKNY, from the exons ATGAAGCTGCTTCTAGCTGGACTTGTTCTGACCCTTATTGTGGGGGCTCAAGCTCAGTGGTACCACTTCCCTGGTGAAGCTGCTCGAG GTGCTAGAGACATGTGGCGTGCATACGGCGACATGAAGGACGCCAACTGGAAAAACTCAGACAAGTACTTCCACGCTCGGGGCAACTATGATGCTGCCAGGAGAGGACCAGGGGGCAGGTGGGCAGCAACAGTCATCAG tgATGGCCGGGAGATGGTTCAGGGTTCCAGTGGTCGAGGACATGAGGACTCAGCAGCTGACCAGGAGGCTAACCGCTGGGGACGTAATGGAGGGGACCCCAACCGATTCAGACCCCAAGGACTCCCCAAGAACTACTGA
- the LOC121847848 gene encoding ferritin, heavy subunit-like, whose amino-acid sequence MPSVRQNFHQDSEAAINRQINLELYASYVYLSMAYYFDRDDQALHNFAKFFKNQSHEEREHAEKLMKVQNQRGGRIFLQDIKKPEKDEWVSGVEALESALQLEKSVNQSLLDLHKVCSEHNDPHMCDFIETHYLDEQVKSIKELGDWVTNLRRMGAPQNGMAEYLFDKHTLGKERE is encoded by the exons ATGCCTTCTGTGAGACAGAACTTCCATCAGGACTCTGAGGCTGCCATCAACCGGCAGATCAACCTGGAGCTGTACGCTTCCTATGTCTACCTGTCCATG GCGTATTACTTTGATCGTGATGACCAGGCCCTACACAACTTTGCCAAGTTTTTCAAGAACCAGTCCCACGAAGAGCGTGAGCATGCTGAGAAGCTGATGAAAGTTCAGaaccagaggggagggagaatttTCCTGCAGGACATCAAG AAACCAGAGAAGGATGAGTGGGTTAGCGGTGTGGAGGCCCTTGAGAGTGCCCTGCAGCTGGAGAAGAGTGTAAACCAGTCCCTGCTGGATCTGCACAAGGTCTGCTCTGAACACAACGACCCACAC ATGTGTGACTTCATTGAGACACACTACCTGGATGAGCAGGTGAAGTCTATAAAGGAGCTGGGTGACTGGGTGACAAACCTCCGCCGCATGGGTGCCCCGCAGAACGGCATGGCCGAGTACCTGTTTGACAAACACACTTTGGGGAAGGAGCGCGAATAG